A window of the Planococcus citri chromosome 4, ihPlaCitr1.1, whole genome shotgun sequence genome harbors these coding sequences:
- the LOC135845012 gene encoding serpin B13-like isoform X1, producing the protein MKITQAKHLPLIFIVLLTALIESMVGDTNATAPPPSPLTESKAKTETEVEAIAVAGILNFTMEFQKILGHLSSSDGNVLFAPVNLIGTLATLLLGADGESKNEILHVLGLISGRSLLNKEEKIHNTLGKLLHKFVAEHENNTAIKVLLANSLFIEKNATVGKKFIKSAQEYYDNEVTAVDFGAGGNAAVNLINQWAANHTNGIINQIIEPPLMPNTLMIIASTLFFNGEWDQPFYENSTWQHFYTDDGIIQVKMMVNKGPALIYDDPVKKFSVLGIPYKGKDVYMYLILPYKDVPIHSLINILTPKDITDIAAKATLEQEVTYLVPYLELSESINVETALKHAGVQTLFDADKANLNNIAKGIHVSDAIHKVNLHVTEAGSTGAAATTISIETRFPDRNVFNFNRPYAFYVYHKSTTLISFWGTVAIPTPHKKL; encoded by the exons ATGAAAATAACCCAa GCGAAACATCTCCCGCTGATTTTCATCGTTCTATTGACCGCATTGATCGAATCAATGGTGGGTGATACGAATGCAACTGCACCGCCGCCGTCCCCTTTGACGGAGAGCAAGGCCAAAACCGAAACTGAAGTGGAAGCG ATAGCAGTGGCAGGAATATTGAATTTTAcgatggaatttcaaaaaattctaggTCACTTGAGTAGTTCCGATGGTAACGTTTTGTTCGCCCCAGTCAACTTGATCGGTACATTGGCTACTCTTCTACTCGGAGCTGATGGCGAATCGAAGAACGAAATTCTACACGTCTTGGGACTAATTTCCGGCCGAAGTTTACTAAACAA AGAGGAGAAAATCCACAACACTTTGGGTAAACTGCTGCATAAATTCGTTGCCGAACACGAAAACAATACAGCGATCAAGGTTTTGCTAGCGAATAGtcttttcatcgaaaaaaatgcCACCGTGGGAAAGAAATTCATAAAATCGGCTCAAGAATATTACGATAACGAAGTTACTGCAGTCGATTTCGGAGCAGGTGGCAACGCTGCAGTGAATCTCATCAACCA ATGGGCTGCGAATCATACGAATGGTATAATAAATCAAATAATCGAACCTCCATTGATGCCAAATACTCTGATGATTATTGCCAGCACGTTATTCTTCAATGGCGAATGGGATCAGCCTTTTTACGAAAATTCCACTTG GCAACATTTTTACACCGATGACGGTATAATTCAAGTTAAAATGATGGTTAACAAAGGGCCTGCTTTAATTTACGACGATCCAGTGAAGAAATTCTCAGTCTTGGGTATACCGTACAAAGGAAAAGACGTATACATGTATTTAATCCTCCCTTACAAAGATGTGCCGATCCATTCGTTGATAAATATCCTGACTCCGAAGGATATAACCGATATCGCAGCTAAAGCAACCCTCGAGCAAGAAGTCACGTACTTGGTGCCATATTTAGAATTATCCGAAAGCATCAACGTTGAAACAGCTCTCAAACACGCCGGAGTACAAACGCTTTTCGACGCTGATAAAGCTAATTTGAACAATATCGCTAAAGGTATTCATGTAAGCGATGCTATTCATAAAGTCAACTTACATGTGACTGAAGCCGGAAGTACAGGGGCAGCAGCCACGACAATCAGTATCGAAACCAGATTTCCGGATAGAAATGTGTTCAATTTCAACAGGCCGTATGCATTTTACGTGTATCATAAATCGACGACGTTGATTTCATTCTGGGGAACGGTGGCCATCCCAACTCCTCATAAAAAGTTGTGA
- the LOC135845009 gene encoding gastrula zinc finger protein XlCGF57.1-like isoform X1: MKPKFSSSSIMEFIYEIVDTQTCTDEESVACQNELLQSLFNDVTDLTKHILPDMDDSVYDIIHENEPINEPMLVEQVESEPNVIESYDAEKETELFVEEIEVDDLQGIKVESVYQCDICEQKYDDEEDLLKHFDDYLKCDICDKNFCNKLLHKLHLSTHNTELYECDECQAIFSLRENLVTHKKAHNNGDIDVLNETPDSYVCKLCHFTLFSPSELKTHYMTHIKKNRRTLRLYECAYCGKCFTDKSALTKHILVHTGEKPFQCKYCCKRFRQKGYLEYHVRNHFGKNDFECDTCGAHYKTKSRLVAHIKTHLYGKQHACHYCGKYLMSRKTLQDHLKIHTKEGLLQCNICSKTYLSLNNLRNHIRKHNNDKPYSCPHCDKKFIEKGNMKRHVERHFQSKVECEYCHNEFAVSYYPVHLRLHTGEKPYQCQYCDKRFTQCSGLKDHVMVHTGEKPFECEYCSRKFAYKSHHKRHLTTHTGQGAYRCGICDKTFFTKTLLSNHTRSHTGEKPYSCSECGKFFSQNSNLLAHYKLHTGLKPFKCDQCELRFYTKSKLNYHSRVHGNEKPFSCTFCQKTFKHRSSLNVHINAHTVSCSIKCSACNKSFSSRSNLNRHITKHMVEEHIFITG; the protein is encoded by the exons atgaaaccaaAG ttctcATCTTCGTCGATCATGGAATTCATTTACGAAATAGTCGACACCCAGACTTGCACAGATGAAGAATCCGTTGCTTGTCAGAACGAACTACTCCAAAGTCTATTCAACGACGTTACCGATCTAACGAAACATATACTTCCCGATATGGATGATTCAGTCTACGATATTATTCACGAAAACGAACCCATTAATGAACCAATGTTAGTCGAACAGGTCGAAAGTGAACCCAACGTAATAGAATCCTACGATGCTGAAAAAGAAACCGAACTATTCGTCGAAGAAATCGAAGTAGACGATCTGCAGGGTATAAAAGTCGAAAGCGTTTACCAGTGTGATATTTGCGAGCAAAAatacgacgacgaagaagaccTATTGAAACATTTCGACGATTATTTAAAATGCGACATCTGCGATAAGAATTTCTGCAATAAATTGCTCCATAAGCTGCATCTATCGACTCATAACACCGAACTGTACGAATGCGACGAATGTCAGGCTATATTCAGCTTACGAGAAAATTTAGTAACTCATAAAAAAGCTCATAATAACGGCGACATTGACGTACTGAACGAAACACCGGATTCGTACGTATGCAAATTATGCCATTTCACGTTATTCTCGCCATCCGAATTAAAAACCCATTACATGACGCATATaaagaaaaatcgaagaacTTTGAGACTCTACGAGTGTGCTTATTGCGGTAAATGTTTCACCGATAAGAGCGCCTTGACGAAGCACATCTTAGTGCACACCGGTGAAAAACCATTCCAGTGTAAATACTGCTGTAAACGGTTTCGGCAAAAGGGTTACTTAGAGTATCACGTTAGAAATCACTTTGGAAAGAATGATTTCGAATGTGATACTTGCGGAGCTCATTACAAAACCAAATCCAGATTAGTTGCTCATATTAAAACTCATCTTTACGGTAAACAGCACGCTTGCCATTACTGCGGAAAATACCTAATGTCTCGAAAAACCCTACAAGATCATTTGAAAATCCATACGAAGGAAGGTTTACTCCAATGCAACATCTGCAGCAAAACGTATCTATCGCTTAATAATCTTCGTAACCATATTCGTAAGCATAATAACGATAAACCCTACTCGTGTCCGCATTGTGATAAGAAATTCATCGAGAAAGGTAACATGAAACGTCACGTAGAGAGACATTTCCAAAGCAAAGTCGAATGCGAATATTGCCATAACGAATTCGCCGTCAGCTATTACCCGGTTCATCTACGTCTTCATACCGGTGAGAAACCGTACCAGTGCCAATATTGCGATAAACGTTTTACTCAATGTTCCGGTCTTAAAGATCACGTAATGGTTCATACCGGTGAAAAACCCTTCGAATGCGAATACTGTTCGAGGAAGTTTGCTTATAAATCTCATCATAAAAGACACCTAACAACTCATACCGGACAAGGAGCTTACCGTTGCGGAATCTGTGATAAGACTTTTTTCACCAAGACTCTTCTATCGAACCATACAAGATCGCATACCGGTGAGAAACCGTACAGTTGTTCGGAATGTGGCAAATTTTTCAGTCAGAATTCCAATTTATTAGCTCATTATAAACTACACACCGGACTCAAACCTTTCAAATGTGATCAGTGCGAGTTGAGGTTTTATACGAAATCTAAACTCAACTATCATAGCAGAGTGCACGGTAATGAGAAACCGTTCTCGTGTACTTTTTGCCAGAAGACATTTAAACATAGGTCTTCGTTGAATGTTCATATTAACGCTCATACTGTATCTTGCAGTATTAAGTGTTCGGCTTGTAATAAGAGTTTTTCGTCCAGGTCTAATCTCAATAGGCATATTACCAAGCATATGGTAGAAGAACATATATTTATCACTGGTTAG
- the LOC135845009 gene encoding gastrula zinc finger protein XlCGF26.1-like isoform X2, which translates to MEFPRQDEIEKDYSGSYEVDNFTVTEITYDNLAENELNYDDENDSNDEEIVEFTANSCIFCNKNFEKESDLQHHISYQVSECNGCKKWFCDRKLYNDHIESCSNVKEISKETKSTIPIPENDDSYLENELNTVETAVLNVIATNAPKAKIFECYDCGKSFSAKRVLQDHIRIHTNEKPFTCTECGKSFRQLSHYKTHQKVHDAEKYECFHCQRVYRNKDRLRTHILAHENGKKHVCKYCGKKYLLSETLKEHIRLHTGDGVIVCELCGKDFTSRSKMEKHVKMHTLDKKYSCDICQKKFMNPYTLKQHVSRHSVVKDKKCHICGNLYTEDYFPTHLRTHTGEKPFQCKICGRRFAQNSGLWEHRVVHEDLKRFYCGCGKYFARSKELKKHKKQHTGDGFVYCNYCGKGFASKWLLQNHERKHTGERPFVCPICSVGFTQKANLFAHLRNHTGEKPFACETCERRFSSKAKLKAHIMIHTGEKPFVCTFCDKRFRQMSTLESHLKTHTQSYECGCCDMRFARKDSLKKHTDQVHVQECYE; encoded by the coding sequence ATGGAATTTCCACGTCAagacgaaattgaaaaagattaCAGCGGTAGCTACGAAGTGGATAATTTCACGGTAACCGAGATCACCTATGACAATTTAGCGGAGAACGAATTAAACTATGATGACGAGAATGACTCAAACGACGAAGAAATCGTTGAATTTACTGCGAATTCGTGCATTTTCTGTaataaaaacttcgaaaaagaaTCCGATTTGCAACACCACATAAGCTATCAAGTTTCAGAATGTAACGGTTGTAAAAAATGGTTCTGCGATCGTAAACTGTACAATGATCACATCGAATCGTGCAGCAATGTAAAGGAAATTTCCAAAGAAACCAAGTCTACAATTCCGATTCCTGAAAATGATGATTCATACCTTGAAAATGAACTAAATACAGTTGAAACTGCTGTTCTAAATGTTATAGCTACAAACGCACCTAAagcgaaaattttcgaatgCTACGACTGCGGGAAGAGTTTCTCAGCTAAACGAGTACTCCAAGACCATATCAGAATACACACGAACGAAAAACCATTCACTTGTACCGAATGTGGTAAATCTTTCCGACAGCTTTCTCATTATAAAACTCATCAAAAAGTACACGATGCTGAGAAATACGAGTGTTTTCATTGTCAAAGAGTTTACCGTAATAAGGATCGTCTCAGAACACATATCTTAGCGcatgaaaatggtaaaaagcaCGTTTGCAAGTATTGCGGCAAAAAATACCTCTTAAGCGAGACCCTGAAAGAACACATTCGTCTACATACCGGCGACGGTGTCATTGTCTGCGAACTCTGCGGTAAAGATTTCACATCGAGGAGTAAAATGGAGAAACACGTTAAAATGCACACATTGGATAAGAAATACAGCTGCGATATATGCCAAAAGAAATTCATGAATCCGTACACCTTGAAGCAACACGTATCTAGACACAGCGTTGTGAAGGACAAGAAATGCCACATCTGCGGTAACTTATACACCGAGGATTATTTCCCTACTCATTTACGAACGCACACCGGTGAGAAACCTTTCCAATGTAAAATATGTGGACGACGTTTCGCTCAAAATTCCGGTCTATGGGAGCATCGAGTCGTGCACGAAGatttaaaacgtttttattGCGGCTGCGGTAAATATTTCGCGCGTAGCAAGGAActaaaaaagcacaaaaaacaGCACACCGGAGACGGTTTCGTGTATTGTAATTATTGCGGTAAAGGTTTCGCTTCGAAATGGTTGCTACAGAATCACGAACGTAAACATACCGGTGAAAGACCGTTCGTATGTCCTATCTGTAGCGTTGGATTTACTCAAAAAGCTAATTTATTCGCTCATCTCAGGAATCACACCGGAGAGAAACCTTTCGCTTGTGAAACTTGCGAGCGTCGGTTTTCCAGCAAAGCTAAGCTCAAGGCTCATATTATGATACATACCGGTGAGAAACCATTCGTGTGTACTTTCTGTGATAAAAGATTCCGTCAGATGAGCACGCTCGAGTCTCATCTTAAAACCCATACTCAATCGTACGAATGCGGTTGCTGTGATATGCGGTTCGCTAGAAAGGATTCGTTGAAAAAGCATACCGATCAAGTGCACGTTCAGGAGTGTTACGAATGA
- the LOC135845012 gene encoding serpin B13-like isoform X2: MAKHLPLIFIVLLTALIESMVGDTNATAPPPSPLTESKAKTETEVEAIAVAGILNFTMEFQKILGHLSSSDGNVLFAPVNLIGTLATLLLGADGESKNEILHVLGLISGRSLLNKEEKIHNTLGKLLHKFVAEHENNTAIKVLLANSLFIEKNATVGKKFIKSAQEYYDNEVTAVDFGAGGNAAVNLINQWAANHTNGIINQIIEPPLMPNTLMIIASTLFFNGEWDQPFYENSTWQHFYTDDGIIQVKMMVNKGPALIYDDPVKKFSVLGIPYKGKDVYMYLILPYKDVPIHSLINILTPKDITDIAAKATLEQEVTYLVPYLELSESINVETALKHAGVQTLFDADKANLNNIAKGIHVSDAIHKVNLHVTEAGSTGAAATTISIETRFPDRNVFNFNRPYAFYVYHKSTTLISFWGTVAIPTPHKKL; encoded by the exons ATG GCGAAACATCTCCCGCTGATTTTCATCGTTCTATTGACCGCATTGATCGAATCAATGGTGGGTGATACGAATGCAACTGCACCGCCGCCGTCCCCTTTGACGGAGAGCAAGGCCAAAACCGAAACTGAAGTGGAAGCG ATAGCAGTGGCAGGAATATTGAATTTTAcgatggaatttcaaaaaattctaggTCACTTGAGTAGTTCCGATGGTAACGTTTTGTTCGCCCCAGTCAACTTGATCGGTACATTGGCTACTCTTCTACTCGGAGCTGATGGCGAATCGAAGAACGAAATTCTACACGTCTTGGGACTAATTTCCGGCCGAAGTTTACTAAACAA AGAGGAGAAAATCCACAACACTTTGGGTAAACTGCTGCATAAATTCGTTGCCGAACACGAAAACAATACAGCGATCAAGGTTTTGCTAGCGAATAGtcttttcatcgaaaaaaatgcCACCGTGGGAAAGAAATTCATAAAATCGGCTCAAGAATATTACGATAACGAAGTTACTGCAGTCGATTTCGGAGCAGGTGGCAACGCTGCAGTGAATCTCATCAACCA ATGGGCTGCGAATCATACGAATGGTATAATAAATCAAATAATCGAACCTCCATTGATGCCAAATACTCTGATGATTATTGCCAGCACGTTATTCTTCAATGGCGAATGGGATCAGCCTTTTTACGAAAATTCCACTTG GCAACATTTTTACACCGATGACGGTATAATTCAAGTTAAAATGATGGTTAACAAAGGGCCTGCTTTAATTTACGACGATCCAGTGAAGAAATTCTCAGTCTTGGGTATACCGTACAAAGGAAAAGACGTATACATGTATTTAATCCTCCCTTACAAAGATGTGCCGATCCATTCGTTGATAAATATCCTGACTCCGAAGGATATAACCGATATCGCAGCTAAAGCAACCCTCGAGCAAGAAGTCACGTACTTGGTGCCATATTTAGAATTATCCGAAAGCATCAACGTTGAAACAGCTCTCAAACACGCCGGAGTACAAACGCTTTTCGACGCTGATAAAGCTAATTTGAACAATATCGCTAAAGGTATTCATGTAAGCGATGCTATTCATAAAGTCAACTTACATGTGACTGAAGCCGGAAGTACAGGGGCAGCAGCCACGACAATCAGTATCGAAACCAGATTTCCGGATAGAAATGTGTTCAATTTCAACAGGCCGTATGCATTTTACGTGTATCATAAATCGACGACGTTGATTTCATTCTGGGGAACGGTGGCCATCCCAACTCCTCATAAAAAGTTGTGA
- the LOC135845012 gene encoding serpin B13-like isoform X3, with product MAKHLPLIFIVLLTALIESMVGDTNATAPPPSPLTESKAKTETEVEAIAVAGILNFTMEFQKILGHLSSSDGNVLFAPVNLIGTLATLLLGADGESKNEILHVLGLISGRSLLNKEEKIHNTLGKLLHKFVAEHENNTAIKVLLANSLFIEKNATVGKKFIKSAQEYYDNEVTAVDFGAGGNAAVNLINQWAANHTNGIINQIIEPPLMPNTLMIIASTLFFNGEWDQPFYENSTWQHFYTDDGIIQVKMMVNKGPALIYDDPVKKFSVLGIPYKGKDVYMYLILPYKDVPIHSLINILTPKDITDIAAKATLEQEVTYLVPYLELSESINVETALKHAGVQTLFDADKANLNNIAKGIHVSDAIHKVNLHVTEAGSTGAAATTISIETRFPDRNVFNFNRPYAFYVYHKSTTLISFWGTVAIPTPHKKL from the exons GCGAAACATCTCCCGCTGATTTTCATCGTTCTATTGACCGCATTGATCGAATCAATGGTGGGTGATACGAATGCAACTGCACCGCCGCCGTCCCCTTTGACGGAGAGCAAGGCCAAAACCGAAACTGAAGTGGAAGCG ATAGCAGTGGCAGGAATATTGAATTTTAcgatggaatttcaaaaaattctaggTCACTTGAGTAGTTCCGATGGTAACGTTTTGTTCGCCCCAGTCAACTTGATCGGTACATTGGCTACTCTTCTACTCGGAGCTGATGGCGAATCGAAGAACGAAATTCTACACGTCTTGGGACTAATTTCCGGCCGAAGTTTACTAAACAA AGAGGAGAAAATCCACAACACTTTGGGTAAACTGCTGCATAAATTCGTTGCCGAACACGAAAACAATACAGCGATCAAGGTTTTGCTAGCGAATAGtcttttcatcgaaaaaaatgcCACCGTGGGAAAGAAATTCATAAAATCGGCTCAAGAATATTACGATAACGAAGTTACTGCAGTCGATTTCGGAGCAGGTGGCAACGCTGCAGTGAATCTCATCAACCA ATGGGCTGCGAATCATACGAATGGTATAATAAATCAAATAATCGAACCTCCATTGATGCCAAATACTCTGATGATTATTGCCAGCACGTTATTCTTCAATGGCGAATGGGATCAGCCTTTTTACGAAAATTCCACTTG GCAACATTTTTACACCGATGACGGTATAATTCAAGTTAAAATGATGGTTAACAAAGGGCCTGCTTTAATTTACGACGATCCAGTGAAGAAATTCTCAGTCTTGGGTATACCGTACAAAGGAAAAGACGTATACATGTATTTAATCCTCCCTTACAAAGATGTGCCGATCCATTCGTTGATAAATATCCTGACTCCGAAGGATATAACCGATATCGCAGCTAAAGCAACCCTCGAGCAAGAAGTCACGTACTTGGTGCCATATTTAGAATTATCCGAAAGCATCAACGTTGAAACAGCTCTCAAACACGCCGGAGTACAAACGCTTTTCGACGCTGATAAAGCTAATTTGAACAATATCGCTAAAGGTATTCATGTAAGCGATGCTATTCATAAAGTCAACTTACATGTGACTGAAGCCGGAAGTACAGGGGCAGCAGCCACGACAATCAGTATCGAAACCAGATTTCCGGATAGAAATGTGTTCAATTTCAACAGGCCGTATGCATTTTACGTGTATCATAAATCGACGACGTTGATTTCATTCTGGGGAACGGTGGCCATCCCAACTCCTCATAAAAAGTTGTGA